From Columba livia isolate bColLiv1 breed racing homer chromosome 5, bColLiv1.pat.W.v2, whole genome shotgun sequence, one genomic window encodes:
- the LMO2 gene encoding rhombotin-2: MGGGNPVNVIGGRRGSSAGDKASRADGVCGSSGGRSHHRHSTKEQSLPMSSAIERKSLDPSEEPVDEVLQIPPSLLTCGGCQQSIGDRYFLKAIDQYWHEDCLSCDLCGCRLGEVGRRLYYKLGRKLCRRDYLRLFGQDGLCASCDKRIRAYEMTMRVKDKVYHLECFKCAACQKHFCVGDRYLLINSDIVCEQDIYEWTKINGMI, translated from the exons ATGGGAG GAGGAAATCCTGTGAATGTCATcggggggcggagggggagCTCAGCTGGTGACAAGGCTTCGAGGGCAGACGGCGTTTGCGGGAGTAGCGGGGGCAGATCCCACCACAGGCACTCTACAAAGGAGCAATCCCTGCCAATGTCATCGGCCATCGAGAGGAAAAGCCTCGATCCTTCCGA GGAGCCGGTGGATGAAGTTCTGCAGATTCCCCCTTCGCTGCTGACATGTGGTGGGTGCCAGCAGAGCATCGGGGACCGCTATTTCCTCAAAGCCATCGATCAGTACTGGCACGAGGACTGTCTGAGCTGCGACCTGTGCGGCTGCCGCCTCGGAGAGGTGGGGAGACGCTTGTACTACAAACTGGGCAGAAAACTCTGCAGGAGGGACTATCTCAG GCTCTTTGGCCAAGACGGCCTCTGCGCTTCCTGCGACAAGCGGATCCGGGCCTACGAGATGACCATGCGGGTGAAGGACAAAGTGTATCACCTCGAATGCTTCAAATGTGCCGCCTGCCAGAAACATTTCTGTGTTGGGGACAGATACCTCCTCATCAACTCTGACATAGTGTGTGAACAGGACATCTACGAGTGGACTAAGATAAACGGAATGATCTAG